A region from the Xenopus laevis strain J_2021 chromosome 4S, Xenopus_laevis_v10.1, whole genome shotgun sequence genome encodes:
- the xpr1.S gene encoding xenotropic and polytropic retrovirus receptor 1 homolog: MKFAEHLSAHITPEWRKQYIQYEAFKEMLYAAQDQAPSIEVTDEDTVKRYYAKFEEKFFQTCEKELAKINTFYSEKLAEAQRCSATLQNELQSSLDAQRESSTLPGLRQRRKAVFALTHEERVQHRNIKDLKLAFSEFYLSLILLQNYQNLNFTGFRKILKKHDKILETSRGADWRVAHVEVAPFYTCKKINQLICETESVVTNDLESGDRQKAMKRLRVPPLGAAQPAPAWTTFRVGLYCGIFVVLNMAVIMAGTFYLKNGDVWPMVRIYRGGFLLIEFLFLLGINTYGWRQAGVNHVLIFELNPRNNLSHQHLFEIAGFLGILWCFSLFSCIFGLRINLQMHLNPLILYGLMLLFLVNPTKTFYYKSRFWLLKLLFRVFTAPFHKVGFADFWLADQLNSLAVILMDLEFMICFYSFELNWGQSEGLIISDNSVCNSYSYGVRAVVQCIPAWLRFIQCLRRYRDTKRAFPHLVNAGKYSTTFFMVTFAALYSTHKERNHSDAQVFFYLWIIFYFISSCYTLIWDLKMDWGLFDRNAGENTFLREEIVYPQKAYYYCAIIQDVILRFAWTIQISVTSLNLFTDAGDVISTVLAPLEVFRRFVWNFFRLENEHLNNCGEFRAVRDISVAPLNADDQTLLEQMMDQEDGVKNRVKSRIWKRSLSVSLRRPRLSSQSKMKDAKILIDDTDDEANT, from the exons TAACAGATGAGGACACTGTGAAGAGGTATTATGCCAAGTTTGAAGAAAAATTCTTTCAGACATGTGAGAAGGAACTtgccaaaataaacacattttattcag aaaaattgGCAGAGGCCCAGCGGTGTTCAGCAACCCTACAAAATGAACTGCAGTCTTCACTTGATGCACAGAGGGAGAGCAGCACCCTACCAGGCCTTAGGCAGCGTAGGAAGGCAGTGTTTGCTTTGACACACGAGGAGCGGGTACAGCACAGGAATATAAAGGACCTGAAACTTGCATTTAGTGAGTTCTATCTGAGCTTGATTCTGCTTCAGAACTACCAG aATTTAAACTTTACAGGGTTCCGTAAAATCCTTAAGAAACATGACAAGATCCTGGAGACAAGTCGTGGGGCAGACTGGCGTGTTGCTCATGTGGAGGTGGCACCATTTTACACCTGCAAAAAAATCAACCAGCTGATCTGTGAGACTGAG AGTGTTGTAACCAATGATTTAGAAAGCGGGGACAGACAAAAAGCCATGAAACGCTTGCGGGTGCCACCTCTTGGTGCAGCCCAG CCAGCTCCAGCCTGGACAACCTTTCGTGTTGGACTCTATTGTggcatttttgtggttttgaacATGGCAGTCATAATGGCAG GTACCTTCTACCTTAAGAACGGTGATGTGTGGCCCATGGTTCGAATTTACAGGGGTGGATTTCTTCTTATTGAATTCCTGTTTCTTCTTGGCATCAATACATATGGCTGGAGACAAGCTGGGGTTAACCATGTCCTAATCTTTGAGCTTAATCCCCGCAATAACCTTTCCCATCAGCATCTTTTTGAG ATTGCAGGTTTCTTGGGAATATTGTGGTGTTTCAGCCTGTTCTCCTGCATTTTTGGATTGCGGATCAACCTACAGATGCATCTGAATCCTTTAATTCTGTATGGTTTAATGTTACTCTTCCTTGTCAACCCCACCAAAACCTTCTATTACAAGTCTCGATTCTGGCTCCTTAAACTACTG TTCCGGGTTTTCACTGCACCATTTCACAAAGTGGGTTTTGCAGATTTCTGGCTGGCCGATCAACTTAATAGTTTGGCTGTTATTCTCATGGACCTGGAGTTCATGATCTGCTTCTACAGTTTTGAGCTTAACTGGGGACAAAGCGAAGGACTTATTATCTCAG ATAACAGCGTGTGTAACTCATATTCATACGGAGTGCGTGCTGTGGTTCAGTGTATTCCTGCCTGGCTACGGTTTATCCAGTGTCTCAGACGGTACCGTGATACCAAGCGAGCTTTCCCTCACCTGGTGAATGCTGGGAAATACTCCACTACATTCTTCATGGTCACATTTGCTGCCCTCTACAGTACCCACAAAG AGCGAAACCACAGTGATGCGCAGGTATTTTTCTACCTGTGGATCATCTTCTATTTCATTAGTTCCTGCTACACCCTTATCTGGGATTTAAAGATGGACTGGGGGCTCTTTGACCGCAACGCAGGAGAGAACACCTTCCTCCGGGAAGAGATTGTGTACCCACAGAAG GCTTATTATTATTGTGCAATTATCCAAGATGTTATCCTCCGATTTGCTTGGACTATTCAGATCTCCGTCACATCCCTAAACCTGTTCACAGATGCAGGAGATGTCATTTCCACTGTACTTGCACCTCTTGAGGTCTTCCG CCGCTTTGTGTGGAACTTCTTCCGTCTTGAGAACGAGCATTTGAATAACTGTGGTGAATTCCGTGCTGTGCGAGACATCTCTGTTGCACCACTGAATGCAGATGACCAGACCCTGCTTGAGCAGATGATGGATCAAGAGGACGGAGTAAAGAATCGAGTTAAGAGCAGAATATGGAAACGTAGCCTAAGCGTGTCCCTTCGTAGGCCACGGCTGTCATCCCA